GGTCACCGGCGACCACGGCATCTTCGAGGTACGCGTCGACGGAACCATTGTCTTCGAGAAGGAGAGCGACGAGTTCGACGTGGACGCCATCGTCCGCGCGGTGCGCGACGAGACGTTCTGAGGGGCCGAGCAGGTGAGCGGCCGAGCCGCTGTCGGCGGTCACTCGGCGCGTCGCGCGAGGAACATCGGGAAGTCACCGCCGCGTTCGTCGTCCGGGTCCCAGAAAGACTCGACCTCGAATCCGGCGTCGGCGAGCAGCCGCCGCGTCTCCTCGGGGTCGGGGTACGACCACTCCATCCGAGTGCCCGTCTCCAGCCAGTCGTCGTTCGCGCCTTCCCACTCGTGGTCGCCGGTGTTGAACAGGAGCCAGCCGCCGGGTCGGAGGACCCGCGCGAACTCCGAGAGGGCCGTCCCGTGGTCGTCGGTCGGCAGGTGGATGACGGCGAATAGCGACGCGACCGCGTCGAACGCGTCGTCGGCGAACGGGAGCCCCGTCATGTCGCCCGCGACGAGGGCGTCTCCCCGGCCCGCCTCGGCCGCGACGCGGAGCTGCTCGCCCGAGAAGTCCAGTCCGACCGTGCGGTGGTGCGGGTCGAGCCCGTCGAGACCGACCCGGCCGCCGCCACAGCCAGCGTCGAGGACCCGCGAGTCCGGGCCGAGGCGGTCGAGCAGTACCCGGAGGACGCCCGCGCCGTCCTCGCCGCGCTGGTCGTCGTAGTCGGCGGCGATGTCGTCGTAGGCGTCGCGGACGCGGCGGCGTTGACCCATGGCGGTTCTGTCGGGATGTACTGTCGATGGGTAGTAGCTCTTGGGTGCGAGTGAGAGCGGTTCGCACGCGATGGTGGCGACGGTGAGGTGTGACACGTCGACAGCTTCCCCCACTCCAGACCGGTACCCACGGCGTTTTGGTCGCGCCACGCGAAGGCCAGGCCATGCGAGTCGCGGTGGTGACCGTCGGTGACGAACTGCTCGCGGGAGAGACGGTGAACACGAACGCGAGCTGGCTCGGCGAGCAGCTGACCGCTCGCGGTGCGACCGTCGAGCGAGTCGTCACGCTCCCCGACCGGGTGAGCGACATCGCCCGCGTCGTCAACGAGTACCGGGCGGAGTACGACGCCGTCGTCGTCACCGGTGGTCTCGGCCCGACCCACGACGACCTGACGATGGAGAGCGTCGCCGCCGCCTTCGGTCGCCCACTGGAGCGGAGCGAGGCGGTGCTAGAGTGGTTGGAGGCCGAAGGCGGCTACACCCGCGAGGACCTGACGGAGGGGACGGCCGACCTCCCGAAAGGAGCGCGCCCGCTGCACAACGAGGTGGGCGTCGCTCCCGGCTGTGTCGTCGAGTCGGTGTACGTCCTGCCGGGCGTCCCGGCGGAGATGAAGGCGATGTTCGAGACGGTCCGCGAGGAGTTCGAGGGGACGCCCCTCCAGGTGGCGACGGTCACCGTCGCCGAACCGGAGAGCGCGCTCGTCGAGCGGTTCGAGCAGCTACGCGAACGGTTCGACGTGGCGCTCGGGAGCTACCCCGGCGAGAGCGTCCACGTCCGACTCCGCGGCGAGGACGGCGACGAGGTGGAGCGGGCGGCCGCGTGGCTGGCCGAGCGCGCCGAGACGGTCGAGGAGGGTGGTTCAGCGGGTGAGGTAGACGAACCAGACGACGAGTAACACCAGTCCTCCGATACCCAGCACCCAGCCCGAGGCGTCTATGAGACCGGTGTCGACGCTCTCCTGCAGCAGCACGTACATGTGGTCGAGTTCCGCTGGCGGTCGTATAAGCGTTGATACCCGTCCCCGTGGCCCGTACCCCATCTCACGCATCCGGTTCACGGACGTGGTTCACACACCTCGGAGGCATCGCCACACACCGGCGACGCTTTGGGGGTTCCGACGGAACCGTCGTGCGTGAGACGCATCGGAGTCGTCGTCAACCCCGTCGCCGGGATGGGCGGGCGTGTCGGGTTGAAGGGGACGGACGGGATGGTCGGGGAGGCCCGCGCTCGCGGTGCCGAGCCGCGCGCACCCGACCGCGCCCGCGAGGCGCTCGACGCCCTCCGGACCGCGGCCGAGGGGTCGGGCGAGTCCGTCGAACTGCTGACGTGGGGCGGCGTGATGGGCGAGTCGGCGGCCGAGGCGGCCGGACTCGACCACGAGGTGCTCGGCTCGCCCTCGGGTGAAGCCGGGGAACGAGAGGGAGGTAGAAACGGGGACCCTCCAGAGACGAGCGCCGACGACACCCGCGCCGCCGTTCGAGCGATGGTCGACGCGGGCGTGGACCTCCTCCTGTTCGCCGGCGGTGACGGCACCGCCGTCGACGTGGCCGAGGTCGTCGCCGAGACGGAGAGCGAGACGCCGATACTGGGCGTTCCGGCGGGCGTGAAGATATACTCCTCCGTGTTCGGCGTCACGCCGCGGTCGGCGGGGCGTATCGCCGCGACGTTCGACCGGAGCGAGGAGCGCGAGGTCAACGACATCGACGAGGCCGCCTACCGGGAGGGCGAGGTCCGGTCCGAACTCCGGGCCATCGTCCGCGTCCCCGTCGCGAACGAGGTGCAGTCCTCGAAGCAACTCGGCGGCGGGAGCGTCGAGGCGCTGGCGGCGGGCGTCGCCGCGGACGTCGAACCGGGCGTCACCTACGTCCTCGGACCGGGGAGCACGGTCGGCGCTATCGAGCGCGAGCTCGGCGTCGAGGGGTCGCCGCTGGGCGTCGACGTCTGGCGGGCCGGGGAGGCCGACCAGGACGGCGAACTCCTCGTGCGCGACGGCAGCGAGCGCGAGATTCTCGACGCACTGGGCGAGGAGAACGTGATAGTCGTCTCGCCCATCGGCGGACAGGGGTTCGTGTTCGGGCGTGGCAACCAGCAACTCTCCCCAGCCGTGATTCGTCGATGCTCGGTCGTCGTCGTCGCCTCGCCGTCGAAACTCGATACCGTCGGCGAACTCCGCGTCGACACCGGCGACCCTGACCTCGACGAGAAGCTACGGGGCTGGCAGAAGGTCCGCGTCGGGCGGTTCGAGCACCGCCTGCTGAAGACGGTGTGAGTCGCCGCCCCCGAGAGCGTGTGAACGATTGTCCCTGATATTTGATGGGGGATTCTCGCGGTCTTGAGATATCCTTAAGGCCAATCGTGACGCTACCCAAGCCATGGAAACACGGAAAGTCCAGCGCCTGGGTCCGTCGACGCTGGCGATGACGCTGCCCGCGGAGTGGGCGAAGGCGTACGACGTGGAGAAGGGTGACGAGGTGTCCATCCGCATCGGCGAGAAGGGGATGCTCACGGTGATGCCCGAGTCCGTCCAGCAGGAGGAGTCGGTGGCGACGGTCCACGCCGCCAGCCTCGACGCCGACGCCATCGAACGCGCCATCGTCGCCCAGTACGTCCTCGGCCGCCGCGTCATCCACATCGAGGCCGCCGAGGGGGAGACGCTCGACAGCGCGACCATCAACGCCGTCTACAACGCCGAGACGCAGTTGATGGGGCTGGGCGTCATCGAGGAACGCCCCGAGAGCATCGCGATTCGGTGCTCGGTCGACCCCGAGGACTTCACGCTCGACAACCTGCTCGAACGCCTCGAATCGACCGGCAGCACGATGCGCAACGAGGCCATCCGGGCGCTCGCCCACAGCAACCCGGATCTCGCCGAACGGGCGCTCAACCGCGAGCGACAGGCGAACAAGATATTCGTCCTCCTGCTCCGTCTCATCTTCACTGCCTACCAGAACCCGAACCTCACGAGCGCGCTCGGACTGGACGACGGGTTCGCGCTCATCGGCTACCGCTCCATCGCGAAGAACCTCGAACTCACCGCCGACAACGCCGAGGACATCGCCGAGATCGCGCTCTCGGCGGAGGGCCACACCCTCGACGTGGACGAGTCGACGATGCGCAAGATACGGGAGTTCACCGACAGCGTCAACGAGATAACGGAGAAGGGCGTCCGCTCGGCGGTCGAACGCGACTACGACCTCGCCATCGAGGTCCGCCGCCTGTTCGCCCAGATCAACGACCGCGAACGCGAGATTCTCGACGACCTGCCCGAGATGTCCAACGAGGACCTGCTCGAAGTGCGAGAGGTGCTCGTCAGTCTCGCTCAGACCGCACAGTTCGCCGTCCGGAACGCCGAGATAGCGACGAACCTCGCGCTCAACGACGAGAGCGAACACGTCACCATCGAGTAAGACGTCGGCAGCGGACCGTCCTCCTCGACAGACACCGACGGCTGTCGGCCTGAAACGTTAACTGTTCTGACAGCAATCGAGTGCCTATGTCACACGTACCGGAGCGACCACTGCTGTTCGCCTGCGCCGAGTGCTCCGTCGTCCACGTCGGCGTCCGCGAGAGCGAGGACCACTACCGGCCGCCCGACCACTGCTCGGTCTGTGACTCGGAGACGTTCACCGAACTGCCGGACCACCCGTAGTCCACTCGGTCTCTGGCACTCCCCGACCCGCCGGGCGTTCGTCGGGAGGAACGACGGCGCTCGTACAGCGGCCTCACTCCTCCGGTACGCCCTTCTCCGCACACAGCGGGTTCTCCGAGACCAGCACGCAGTCGAACTCCGGTGCCTCCGCGAAGAACCGGACCAGCAGATGCCGCCGCGACCCCGAGACGCGGCCGACGTCGCTCGCCGCGAACCGGTCGGGCAACGCGTCGAACGTCGTCCGCAGGTCGTCGGAGGAGTCGAACACCACCTCGTTGCCGGCCGACTCGGCGCGTCGCCGGGCGACGACGACGCTCCCGTCGCTCCGTCGTTCGGAGCGGGTGTGGACGAACGCGCGGGACTCGCGCAGGGCGTCGGCGATGCCGTCGGCCAGTTCGCGGGCGGCGACCGGGGAGAGGACGTACGTCTCGCCGTCGATGGTGACCGTTACGGAGGAGTCGTCACTGCCGGTGGAGAACGCGACCAGGAGTGTGAGGGCTCCGCGACATAGTGTACACTACGTGACGAGCGAGTTAAGCATGCCGTGAGATGCGGCCGCACGTACCGCACCGAGCAACCCGCCGTCGTCCGTCTCGGTGCCGTTGCCGCCGCCGTCGGTGCCACCGTTGCCACCGCTACCGTCGGTCGTCGTCGGGTCGCCGTCGGTGCCGGACCCCCCGCCGAGGAGCGTCTCCGTCGTCGTCGGAGTCGAGTCAGTCGCGGTGCGGTCGGTCGGTTCGGGGGTGGACGCGGTGTCGGTCGCGTCGGTGGAACCGTCACCGAGCAGTCCCCCGTCGTCGGTTGTCGTCGCCGTCGCCGTCGTCCCCGTGGTCGTGGCTCCAGAGGCAGGCGTCGCGGTCGAGTCGCTACCGGACCCGTTCGCCGCGCTCCCGGCCGCCGTACTCGCGTTCTTGGTCCCGAAGATGTCCGTCTCGATGGTGCGGGTGTAGGTCAGCGCGTCCAGCGGGACTCGGAGGGTGTCGCCGTTGGGCAACTCGACCTTCGCGTGGAACGTGATGCGCAGGTCCGTGCGCTGGTCGTTCTGCAGGTGGCTCACCCACCACTCGTCGAGGCGGTCGTTCTCGATGGCCGTCGTCGCGTCGAGCGTCTTCTCGGTGCCGCCGGGGATGGTGTACACCTCGTCGGTCGTCCCGTTGCCGACGCGCACGTCGTTCATCGTCACGTTGTAGCCGATCTCGGTGACGACGTAGGGGACGGTCTTCGGGTTGTAGACGGTCATCGACATGTCGATGGGCGTCCGGCGCTCGGTGACGTTCCCCCACCGGGCGTCCGTCTCCCGGACGACGAGGACCGGGTCAGAGATCAGGCGGTGGTTCGCGTTCACCTCGCGGTCCTCCGTCGAACGGAACTGCCCGATGAGGTTCGTCCGGATGGTCCGCTCCTGGGGCAGGTCGAACGAGCGGCCGAGCGTCGAGGAGTGAGCCGTGGCGTCGATGTTCACGGTGGTCCGCTCGTCGTTGCGGATGTGGCTCACCCACCACGCCGGGATGCGTTCGTTGTCCATCTGCGTCGTGAACCCGATGGTCGAGTCGCCCCGCGGCAGGTCGAGGCCGTCACGGCCGCCCTCGGCCATCTCGACGTCGTTCATCCAGACGGTGTACGCCACCGACGCGCCGCCCAGCTGGACGCCGACGGGGTTCGGGTTCGACACCCCCAGGTCCGTGTGGATGGTGGTCTCGTTGTCGTCGACCGCGCCGAACCGGTTCTCGACGCCCGTCACCGCCGGCGTGCCGACGATGCCCAGCATGTACGCCCCCACGACGCTCGTGACGAGGACCAGCAGGACGGTCAGGACGACTCGCTTCTTCGTTCCGAACAGTGCCCGCCGAACTCCCATGCACCGTCGTTAGTGGCATCGCTAAAAAGACATTCTCTCCACGATACTAGCCTCCCGCCGGCTGTCGTATCAGTTGGGTGTCTCGACATCCGCGGTATACTCGTCGATGACCTCGGTGTACACCGTCTCCAGTCGGTCGACGGCGTGTTCGACGCTCATCTCGTCGCGGCGGGCGAGACAGGCGTCGTGGAGGCGGTCGCGGTCGTCGAGCGCTCGCTCGATGCCGTCGGCGAACGCGTCCATGTCGCCGAACGGGTAGTGAACGCCCGTCTCGCCGTCCCGGACGGTGTCGGCGAGCCCGCCCGCCTCGACGCCGACGACGGGCGTCCCGCACGCGTTCGCTTCGAGGGCGACCAGCCCCTCCGTCTCGACGGGACTCGGGTGGCCGAAGACGTCGAGCGCCGAGTAGAAGGCGGGCATCTCGTCGCGGTCGAGGAAGCCGAGGAACCGGACGTCGAGCGGCGACTCCTCGGCGCGGTCCTCCAGCGACGACCGGGCCGGGCCGTCGCCCGCGATGACGACGGTCACCTCGCGGTCGACGCGTTCGCACGCCTCGACGATGTCCGCCAGTCGCTTCTCGTAGCCGTGGCGACCGATGTAGCCGACGAGCGTCCCCGAGAGACCGTGGCGCTCGCGGAACGCCTCGCCGTCGCTCGGCGAGAACCGCTCGACGTCGATGCCGTTCGGGACGACGGTGACGGGGACCTCGATGCCCCGGTCGCGCAGGCGGCGGCGGGCGCTCGGCGACGGCGTCACGATGCGGTCGGCCTGCTGGAGGTAGACGTTCTCGTAGCGGTCGGCGACCGAGGAGATGACCGTCGCGAGCGAGGAGTTCGACAGGTAGTTGGCGTACTCGGAGGTCGGCGTGTGGAACGAGGCGACGAACGGCAGGTCGTTCCGGCGCGCGTGCGCGAGGCCCGACAGCCCGAGACAGAACGGGGTGTGGGAGTGGACGAGGTCCACGTCGGCGACGCCCTCCGGGATCCACGGCGGGGCGATGCGGAAGCCGTCGTAGAACGGGAACGGGAGGCTCGCGACGGGGTACTCGAACGGGTCCGGGTCGTGGTCGCTGCCGGGGTAGACGACGCCCATGTACCCGCCGCGGCGGACCCAGCGGTCGCGCCACGTCTGGATGGTGTAGGTCACGCCGTTCACCGTCGGCAGGTACGTGTCGGTGAAGACGGCGACGTCGGGACGCATTTTCCCATCCTGTCGCGCCCGACGCCTAAGCCGTTGTGACTTCGCCGTCCGCTCGGTGGTGTCGACGAGTCGTTGCTCGCTCGCGCGTTTCGCTCACACTCGTCCCGCCAGCACGTCCTCGTAGGCCGCCTTGAGGCCCTCGCCGACCCGTTCGAGCGAGTGCTCGCGTGCGGTCTCCCGGGCGTTCTCCCCCAGCCGCTCGCGCAGGTCGGGGTCCTCCGCCAGTCGGTCCAGCGCCTCGCGGAACTCCGCCGCCGTCTCGCAGAGGAGGCAGTCCTCGCCGTCGGTGTAGAACTCGCGGAAC
This region of Halomarina salina genomic DNA includes:
- a CDS encoding glycosyltransferase, with the translated sequence MRPDVAVFTDTYLPTVNGVTYTIQTWRDRWVRRGGYMGVVYPGSDHDPDPFEYPVASLPFPFYDGFRIAPPWIPEGVADVDLVHSHTPFCLGLSGLAHARRNDLPFVASFHTPTSEYANYLSNSSLATVISSVADRYENVYLQQADRIVTPSPSARRRLRDRGIEVPVTVVPNGIDVERFSPSDGEAFRERHGLSGTLVGYIGRHGYEKRLADIVEACERVDREVTVVIAGDGPARSSLEDRAEESPLDVRFLGFLDRDEMPAFYSALDVFGHPSPVETEGLVALEANACGTPVVGVEAGGLADTVRDGETGVHYPFGDMDAFADGIERALDDRDRLHDACLARRDEMSVEHAVDRLETVYTEVIDEYTADVETPN
- a CDS encoding SelT/SelW/SelH family protein, which gives rise to MTAVEIEYCVPCGFLERAENVQHALLSSLGERLDRVALVTGDHGIFEVRVDGTIVFEKESDEFDVDAIVRAVRDETF
- a CDS encoding class I SAM-dependent methyltransferase, which encodes MGQRRRVRDAYDDIAADYDDQRGEDGAGVLRVLLDRLGPDSRVLDAGCGGGRVGLDGLDPHHRTVGLDFSGEQLRVAAEAGRGDALVAGDMTGLPFADDAFDAVASLFAVIHLPTDDHGTALSEFARVLRPGGWLLFNTGDHEWEGANDDWLETGTRMEWSYPDPEETRRLLADAGFEVESFWDPDDERGGDFPMFLARRAE
- a CDS encoding ATP-NAD kinase family protein, encoding MRRIGVVVNPVAGMGGRVGLKGTDGMVGEARARGAEPRAPDRAREALDALRTAAEGSGESVELLTWGGVMGESAAEAAGLDHEVLGSPSGEAGEREGGRNGDPPETSADDTRAAVRAMVDAGVDLLLFAGGDGTAVDVAEVVAETESETPILGVPAGVKIYSSVFGVTPRSAGRIAATFDRSEEREVNDIDEAAYREGEVRSELRAIVRVPVANEVQSSKQLGGGSVEALAAGVAADVEPGVTYVLGPGSTVGAIERELGVEGSPLGVDVWRAGEADQDGELLVRDGSEREILDALGEENVIVVSPIGGQGFVFGRGNQQLSPAVIRRCSVVVVASPSKLDTVGELRVDTGDPDLDEKLRGWQKVRVGRFEHRLLKTV
- a CDS encoding DUF7528 family protein; this encodes MADGIADALRESRAFVHTRSERRSDGSVVVARRRAESAGNEVVFDSSDDLRTTFDALPDRFAASDVGRVSGSRRHLLVRFFAEAPEFDCVLVSENPLCAEKGVPEE
- a CDS encoding LEA type 2 family protein, with the translated sequence MGVRRALFGTKKRVVLTVLLVLVTSVVGAYMLGIVGTPAVTGVENRFGAVDDNETTIHTDLGVSNPNPVGVQLGGASVAYTVWMNDVEMAEGGRDGLDLPRGDSTIGFTTQMDNERIPAWWVSHIRNDERTTVNIDATAHSSTLGRSFDLPQERTIRTNLIGQFRSTEDREVNANHRLISDPVLVVRETDARWGNVTERRTPIDMSMTVYNPKTVPYVVTEIGYNVTMNDVRVGNGTTDEVYTIPGGTEKTLDATTAIENDRLDEWWVSHLQNDQRTDLRITFHAKVELPNGDTLRVPLDALTYTRTIETDIFGTKNASTAAGSAANGSGSDSTATPASGATTTGTTATATTTDDGGLLGDGSTDATDTASTPEPTDRTATDSTPTTTETLLGGGSGTDGDPTTTDGSGGNGGTDGGGNGTETDDGGLLGAVRAAASHGMLNSLVT
- a CDS encoding competence/damage-inducible protein A; this encodes MRVAVVTVGDELLAGETVNTNASWLGEQLTARGATVERVVTLPDRVSDIARVVNEYRAEYDAVVVTGGLGPTHDDLTMESVAAAFGRPLERSEAVLEWLEAEGGYTREDLTEGTADLPKGARPLHNEVGVAPGCVVESVYVLPGVPAEMKAMFETVREEFEGTPLQVATVTVAEPESALVERFEQLRERFDVALGSYPGESVHVRLRGEDGDEVERAAAWLAERAETVEEGGSAGEVDEPDDE
- a CDS encoding phosphate uptake regulator PhoU is translated as METRKVQRLGPSTLAMTLPAEWAKAYDVEKGDEVSIRIGEKGMLTVMPESVQQEESVATVHAASLDADAIERAIVAQYVLGRRVIHIEAAEGETLDSATINAVYNAETQLMGLGVIEERPESIAIRCSVDPEDFTLDNLLERLESTGSTMRNEAIRALAHSNPDLAERALNRERQANKIFVLLLRLIFTAYQNPNLTSALGLDDGFALIGYRSIAKNLELTADNAEDIAEIALSAEGHTLDVDESTMRKIREFTDSVNEITEKGVRSAVERDYDLAIEVRRLFAQINDREREILDDLPEMSNEDLLEVREVLVSLAQTAQFAVRNAEIATNLALNDESEHVTIE